One genomic region from Jiangella sp. DSM 45060 encodes:
- a CDS encoding PQQ-dependent sugar dehydrogenase: protein MIAAVAALAVAGASCSGSSSPSPSSSPSPSLSASLTPVTPTPATPAAQPGPVTPSAVEEIVTGLAAPWSIAFVPGGDGQALVTQRDEGTIVLVDAAGTVTPVGPVPGVDGSGEGGLLGLAFDPASPSDLYVYATMGSQNVVQRTTYANGALGPFSLVLDGIPAGTRHDGGRLAFGPDGMLYISTGESGVPDDAQDIGSLGGKILRITPSGDVPADNPFDGSPVWSYGHRNVEGLAFDDAGRLWASEFGDRSADELNLISPGQNYGWPFVEGIGGAPDYVDPVVEWRPTSEASPSGLAYVRDTLFVAALRGERLWQVPVLDGSAGEPAAFVTDHGRLRDAVVAPDGTLWVLTNNTDGRGDARPGDDRILRLTLAP from the coding sequence ATGATCGCGGCCGTGGCGGCGCTGGCCGTGGCGGGCGCGTCCTGCTCGGGATCGTCGTCCCCGTCTCCGTCGTCGTCTCCCTCTCCCTCTCTGTCGGCCTCGCTGACGCCCGTCACGCCGACCCCGGCGACGCCCGCCGCGCAGCCCGGGCCCGTCACGCCGTCCGCGGTGGAGGAGATCGTGACCGGGCTGGCCGCGCCGTGGAGCATCGCGTTCGTCCCCGGTGGCGACGGACAGGCGCTGGTGACGCAGCGCGACGAGGGCACCATCGTGCTTGTCGACGCGGCCGGGACGGTGACGCCGGTCGGGCCGGTGCCCGGGGTCGACGGCAGCGGCGAGGGCGGCCTGCTGGGGCTCGCGTTCGACCCCGCGTCGCCGTCGGACCTCTACGTCTACGCGACCATGGGGTCGCAGAACGTGGTGCAGCGGACGACCTACGCGAACGGTGCGCTCGGGCCGTTCTCGCTGGTCCTGGACGGCATTCCGGCGGGGACGCGGCACGACGGCGGGCGGCTCGCGTTCGGGCCGGACGGCATGCTGTACATCTCGACCGGCGAGAGCGGGGTGCCGGACGACGCCCAGGACATCGGCAGCCTGGGCGGGAAGATCCTGCGCATCACGCCGTCCGGTGACGTTCCGGCCGACAACCCGTTCGACGGGTCGCCGGTGTGGTCGTACGGCCACCGCAACGTCGAGGGCCTCGCGTTCGACGACGCGGGCCGGCTGTGGGCGTCGGAGTTCGGCGACCGGTCGGCGGACGAGCTGAACCTCATCTCGCCCGGCCAGAACTACGGCTGGCCGTTCGTCGAGGGCATCGGCGGCGCGCCCGACTACGTCGACCCCGTCGTCGAGTGGCGGCCCACCTCCGAGGCGTCGCCGAGCGGGCTCGCGTACGTGCGCGACACGCTGTTCGTGGCGGCGCTGCGGGGTGAGCGGTTGTGGCAGGTGCCTGTTCTCGACGGCTCCGCGGGCGAGCCCGCCGCGTTCGTCACCGACCACGGGCGCCTGCGCGACGCCGTGGTCGCCCCCGACGGCACCCTGTGGGTGCTGACGAACAACACCGACGGCCGCGGCGACGCCCGGCCCGGCGACGACCGGATCCTGCGGCTGACGCTGGCGCCCTAG
- a CDS encoding NAD(P)-dependent oxidoreductase — MRHVLVTGAAGRIGRAVLSLLSSRGIEATALVLGDPGDLEASRVVVGSAEDVAAVGAAVAGVDAVIHLAARPAPHYDTPVEVFAGNTRATFTVLEAAGAAGVRRAVIASSFGATGLPWTRTFVPPAYLPVDEALPAVVEDPYGLSKQADELTAAMMARRHGLTVVAVRYPFVGGVDERLAEHARTLTEDPSRGVRDLWSYLDVRDAALCALSALGVEDGRAHVVHVAAPSTLVPVPTAELLRRYLPDVPVRRPLPGRAVPVDTSAARRLFGFAARYPYQDGSEPAAG; from the coding sequence GTGAGGCACGTGCTGGTGACCGGCGCCGCCGGGCGCATCGGGCGCGCGGTGCTCTCGCTGCTGTCCTCCCGGGGCATCGAGGCGACGGCGCTGGTGCTGGGCGACCCGGGCGACCTGGAGGCGTCCCGGGTCGTCGTCGGGTCGGCGGAGGACGTCGCCGCCGTGGGCGCGGCGGTGGCCGGGGTGGATGCCGTCATCCACCTGGCCGCCCGCCCCGCGCCGCACTACGACACCCCCGTCGAGGTGTTCGCCGGCAACACCCGGGCGACGTTCACCGTCCTGGAGGCGGCCGGTGCGGCGGGGGTGCGGCGGGCCGTGATCGCCAGCTCGTTCGGGGCGACCGGGCTGCCGTGGACGCGGACGTTCGTGCCGCCCGCGTACCTGCCGGTCGACGAGGCGCTGCCGGCCGTCGTCGAGGACCCGTACGGGCTGTCCAAGCAGGCCGACGAGCTGACCGCCGCGATGATGGCGCGGCGGCACGGGCTCACCGTCGTCGCCGTCCGGTACCCGTTCGTCGGCGGGGTGGACGAGCGGCTGGCGGAGCACGCGCGGACGTTGACGGAGGATCCGTCGCGCGGGGTGCGGGACCTGTGGTCGTACCTGGACGTGCGCGACGCCGCCCTCTGTGCCCTCTCGGCGCTGGGTGTCGAGGACGGCCGGGCGCACGTCGTGCACGTGGCGGCGCCGTCGACCCTGGTGCCCGTGCCGACCGCCGAGCTGTTGCGGCGGTACCTGCCGGACGTTCCGGTGCGGCGGCCGCTGCCCGGGCGGGCGGTGCCGGTGGACACGTCGGCGGCGCGGCGGCTGTTCGGCTTCGCCGCTCGGTACCCCTACCAGGATGGTTCTGAGCCCGCCGCTGGTTGA
- a CDS encoding ribbon-helix-helix protein, CopG family, whose product MAKEKMTVTLDPSTLADIDADARQAGLNRSEFVERALRREHYRRLLERVSRPTPDAAEERQLRDLLSWQRNPS is encoded by the coding sequence ATGGCCAAGGAGAAGATGACCGTCACCCTCGACCCGTCGACCCTGGCCGACATCGACGCCGATGCGCGGCAGGCGGGGCTGAACCGGTCGGAGTTCGTCGAGCGGGCGCTGCGGCGCGAGCACTACCGCCGCCTCCTCGAGCGGGTCAGTCGCCCAACGCCGGACGCGGCAGAAGAGCGGCAGCTGCGCGACCTCCTCAGCTGGCAGCGCAACCCGTCGTGA
- a CDS encoding DUF4097 family beta strand repeat-containing protein, protein MANETRPAGGGAPAGVGAGASSPGAGSPGAGSPGAGVRRRPMRRGLSVAGIAAVAFAGLTAVSWITHSQDSVTVDERVDRVEIDISSGRVEIVGSPSGETRLDFSVKSGWSRDGGIDHAVSGGVLRVTGGCDSGVFPGIWCESDVTITVPASASVTADASAGTLVVSGLSGETSLTSDAGSIEVSDQRGPLTVHSAAGSVRVTGLDADVVKATSSAGDVEISAVSPPRSLDAESSAGSVLVSLPTDVSYDVETDSAVGRELVTVDSVPGARHEVRAFSSAGAVEVTGRR, encoded by the coding sequence ATGGCCAACGAGACGAGACCGGCGGGCGGGGGTGCGCCGGCGGGGGTGGGGGCGGGCGCGAGCTCGCCGGGTGCTGGCTCGCCGGGCGCGGGCTCGCCGGGCGCTGGGGTTCGCCGGCGGCCGATGCGGCGGGGGTTGTCGGTCGCCGGGATCGCCGCCGTCGCGTTCGCCGGCCTGACCGCGGTGTCGTGGATCACCCACTCGCAGGACTCCGTCACCGTCGACGAGCGGGTCGACCGCGTCGAGATCGACATCTCGTCCGGCCGCGTCGAGATCGTCGGGTCGCCGTCGGGTGAGACGCGGCTGGACTTCTCCGTCAAGTCGGGGTGGAGCCGCGACGGCGGCATCGACCACGCGGTGTCCGGCGGCGTGCTGCGGGTGACCGGCGGCTGCGACTCGGGGGTGTTCCCGGGCATCTGGTGCGAGTCCGACGTCACGATCACCGTCCCGGCGTCGGCCTCCGTCACGGCCGACGCGTCCGCCGGGACGCTGGTGGTGTCGGGGCTGTCCGGCGAGACGTCGCTGACCTCCGACGCCGGCTCGATCGAGGTGTCGGACCAGCGTGGCCCGCTGACCGTCCACTCGGCCGCCGGCTCCGTCCGCGTGACCGGCCTCGACGCCGACGTCGTCAAGGCGACGTCGAGTGCGGGCGACGTGGAGATCTCGGCGGTGTCGCCGCCGCGGTCGCTGGACGCGGAGTCCAGCGCCGGCTCCGTGCTGGTGTCCCTGCCCACCGACGTGTCCTACGACGTCGAGACCGACTCCGCGGTGGGGCGCGAGCTCGTCACGGTCGATTCGGTGCCGGGTGCCCGCCACGAAGTGCGCGCCTTCTCCAGCGCCGGCGCCGTCGAGGTCACCGGCCGCCGCTGA
- a CDS encoding LLM class F420-dependent oxidoreductase: MRYGLKLSQQAPIDEYRAVWRVADDAGFDHVWNMDHFATIGDDIDGDIFDAWALLAAMAEATSRVRIGCMVTGNTYRHPGVLAKTATTVDHLSGGRLEFGLGAAWAEYEHTMFGLEFGTAGERLGRLEEACQIIRSLWTQPRTTFAGRHYTIDDAVAEPKPVQSPYPPIWIGGTGRKRTLRITAQYADAWNASADVDPETFADLSGVLDAHCADVGRDPGQIRRTVQRPLGAEPDAVLAEVEAYARAGADDVILITQAGTAEAQATAAAELLPRLRSIG, translated from the coding sequence GTGCGCTACGGACTGAAGCTGAGCCAGCAGGCCCCCATCGACGAGTACCGCGCGGTGTGGCGGGTCGCCGACGACGCGGGCTTCGACCACGTGTGGAACATGGACCACTTCGCCACCATCGGCGACGACATCGACGGCGACATCTTCGACGCGTGGGCGCTGCTGGCCGCGATGGCCGAGGCGACGTCGCGGGTGCGCATCGGCTGCATGGTCACCGGCAACACGTACCGGCATCCGGGCGTGCTCGCGAAGACGGCCACCACCGTCGACCACCTGTCCGGCGGGCGGCTGGAGTTCGGCCTCGGCGCGGCGTGGGCGGAGTACGAGCACACCATGTTCGGCCTGGAGTTCGGCACCGCGGGGGAGCGGCTGGGCCGCCTCGAGGAGGCCTGCCAGATCATCCGGTCGCTGTGGACCCAGCCGCGCACGACCTTCGCCGGCCGGCACTACACCATCGACGACGCCGTCGCCGAGCCGAAGCCGGTCCAGTCGCCGTACCCGCCGATCTGGATCGGCGGCACCGGGCGCAAGCGGACCCTGCGCATCACCGCCCAGTACGCCGACGCCTGGAACGCGAGCGCCGACGTCGACCCCGAGACGTTCGCCGACCTGTCCGGCGTGCTCGACGCCCACTGCGCCGACGTCGGGCGCGATCCTGGGCAGATCCGGCGGACGGTGCAGCGGCCGCTCGGCGCCGAGCCCGACGCCGTCCTCGCCGAGGTCGAGGCGTACGCCCGGGCCGGCGCCGACGACGTCATCCTCATCACGCAGGCGGGCACCGCCGAGGCGCAGGCCACCGCGGCCGCCGAGCTGCTGCCGCGGCTGCGGTCGATCGGCTGA
- a CDS encoding FAD-dependent oxidoreductase, giving the protein MREQQVRHDVTVVGGGLAGVCAAIAAARLGRSVALINNRPVLGGNSSSEIRVWVVGATAHGRNHHARETGIMGELFVENQYRNPEGNPYYWDAVVLDAVRAEPNISLYLNTDVREVSASDGRIESVTGWTMGSELLTTFTGPVFLDCTGDGLVGALAGAEFRIGREARSEYDEPWAPEVADEITLGSTLLFYSKDAGEPSRFVPPSFTKDIAATSIPSRRVIRASDNGCAYWWIEFGGELDTVHDNEAIRDELWAVVYGIWDHIKNSGSFSDVDNLTLEWVGSVPGKREYRRFVGDYVLTQHDVLQQTEFDDRVAFGGWSIDLHPPGGMYAQEEGAKQRYADGIYHIPYRILYSKNVTNLLLAGRNVSASHVAFGTTRVQATTAVMGEAAGTAAALAVASDIEPRAVDVGELQRTLLRNDAAIVGLPLVDSSDLASAATVTASGALSSLAVEDGSSAWPLDADAGLVLPVDPSLPVLELLVDAEADTSLTVELHDPGPGQNYVPRTLVSTLSAPVPAGSKQWVRFDLAWAPDTPRNAFVLVRAASGVSLYVADRPAPGVLSFTRRPLRPQDERPQPLREWTNRELLRRTFCFRAGGSSAFAPEKAVDGYLRPFAGPHTWVSSGLPAWLRLTWESPVTIGRVELIGDDDVDEDLINLHRHRTPFPVPPPLVRDYVVEALVDGAWEPVVSVTSNRRRRRVHELATAVTCTALRVVVTATNGAPDAHVVALRAYAP; this is encoded by the coding sequence ATGCGCGAACAGCAGGTCCGGCACGACGTGACCGTGGTGGGCGGCGGGCTGGCGGGCGTGTGCGCCGCCATCGCCGCCGCCCGCCTCGGGCGCTCCGTCGCGCTGATCAACAACCGCCCGGTCCTGGGCGGCAACTCGTCCAGCGAGATCCGGGTGTGGGTGGTCGGCGCGACGGCGCACGGCCGCAACCACCACGCCCGCGAGACCGGCATCATGGGCGAGCTGTTCGTCGAGAACCAGTACCGCAACCCCGAGGGCAACCCGTACTACTGGGACGCGGTGGTGCTCGACGCCGTGCGGGCCGAGCCGAACATCTCGCTGTACCTCAACACGGACGTGCGCGAGGTGTCCGCGTCGGATGGCCGGATCGAGTCGGTGACCGGCTGGACCATGGGGTCGGAGCTGCTGACGACGTTCACCGGGCCGGTGTTCCTCGACTGCACGGGCGACGGGCTGGTCGGCGCGTTGGCCGGTGCGGAGTTCCGGATCGGCCGGGAGGCGCGCTCGGAGTACGACGAGCCGTGGGCGCCGGAGGTGGCAGACGAGATCACGCTGGGCAGCACGCTGCTGTTCTATTCGAAGGACGCGGGCGAGCCGAGCCGGTTCGTGCCGCCGTCGTTCACGAAGGACATCGCGGCGACGTCGATCCCGTCGCGCCGCGTCATCCGGGCGTCGGACAACGGCTGTGCGTACTGGTGGATCGAGTTCGGCGGCGAGCTGGACACCGTCCACGACAACGAGGCGATCCGCGACGAGCTGTGGGCCGTCGTGTACGGGATCTGGGACCACATCAAGAACTCGGGGTCGTTCTCCGACGTCGACAACCTGACGCTGGAGTGGGTCGGGTCCGTGCCCGGCAAGCGGGAGTACCGGCGCTTCGTCGGCGACTACGTGCTCACCCAGCACGACGTGCTGCAGCAGACCGAGTTCGACGACCGCGTCGCGTTCGGCGGCTGGTCCATCGACCTGCACCCGCCCGGCGGCATGTACGCGCAAGAGGAGGGCGCGAAGCAGCGCTACGCCGACGGGATCTACCACATCCCGTACCGCATCCTGTACTCGAAGAACGTCACGAACCTGCTGCTGGCGGGGCGCAACGTGTCCGCGTCGCACGTCGCGTTCGGCACCACCCGGGTGCAGGCCACCACCGCCGTCATGGGCGAGGCGGCCGGCACGGCGGCGGCGCTCGCGGTCGCTTCTGACATCGAGCCGCGGGCCGTCGACGTCGGCGAGCTGCAGCGGACGCTGCTGCGCAACGACGCGGCGATCGTGGGGCTGCCGCTCGTCGATTCCTCCGACCTGGCCTCGGCTGCCACGGTGACGGCGTCAGGCGCCCTGTCGTCGCTGGCGGTGGAGGACGGGTCGTCGGCGTGGCCGCTGGACGCCGACGCGGGGCTGGTGCTGCCGGTGGACCCGTCGCTGCCGGTGCTGGAGCTGCTCGTCGACGCCGAGGCCGACACCTCGCTGACCGTCGAGCTGCACGACCCGGGGCCGGGGCAGAACTACGTGCCGCGGACGCTGGTGTCGACGCTTTCCGCGCCGGTGCCGGCCGGGTCGAAGCAGTGGGTCCGGTTCGACCTGGCGTGGGCGCCCGACACCCCGCGGAACGCGTTCGTGCTGGTCCGGGCCGCTTCCGGGGTGTCGCTGTACGTGGCCGACCGGCCGGCGCCGGGCGTGCTGAGCTTCACCCGGCGGCCGTTGCGCCCGCAGGACGAGCGGCCGCAGCCGCTGCGCGAGTGGACGAACCGCGAGCTGCTGCGGCGGACGTTCTGCTTCCGTGCGGGCGGCTCGTCCGCGTTCGCACCCGAGAAGGCCGTCGACGGGTACCTGCGGCCGTTCGCCGGGCCGCACACCTGGGTGTCGTCTGGACTGCCGGCCTGGCTGCGGCTGACGTGGGAGTCGCCGGTGACCATCGGCCGGGTCGAGCTGATCGGCGACGACGACGTCGACGAGGACCTCATCAACCTGCACCGGCACCGCACGCCGTTCCCGGTGCCGCCGCCGCTGGTCCGCGACTACGTGGTCGAGGCGCTGGTGGACGGTGCGTGGGAGCCGGTGGTGTCGGTGACCTCGAACCGTCGCCGGCGGCGGGTGCACGAGCTGGCGACGGCGGTGACGTGCACCGCGCTGCGGGTGGTCGTGACGGCGACCAACGGCGCGCCCGACGCGCACGTCGTCGCGCTGCGGGCGTACGCGCCGTGA
- a CDS encoding HpcH/HpaI aldolase/citrate lyase family protein codes for MTTSAAFDAVGRLRRRERSVGYWIATDNPVGTERIARLGYDYVGIDAQHGLLDYRGWLAALLAIEAGGRSAGLVRVPANDLTFIGQALDAGAHGVIVPLVDTAEQAAAAVRACRYPPDGGRSYGPMRAGLRIGPAPAEANAHVFCAVMIETLTALENVEAIAATPGLDGVYVGPSDLTLALGGASSTDPAVADQLDAAAGRVAAVASARGIAAGIHCPDGATAHRRLAQGFTFATVSSDLVHLEQAAAAHLAAARN; via the coding sequence GTGACCACCTCCGCCGCCTTCGACGCCGTCGGGCGCCTGCGCCGCCGCGAGCGCTCCGTCGGCTACTGGATCGCCACCGACAACCCGGTCGGCACCGAGCGCATCGCCCGGCTCGGCTACGACTACGTCGGCATCGACGCGCAGCACGGCCTGCTCGACTACCGTGGCTGGCTGGCCGCGCTGCTGGCGATCGAGGCCGGAGGACGCAGCGCGGGCCTGGTCCGGGTGCCGGCCAACGACCTCACCTTCATCGGGCAGGCGCTCGACGCCGGCGCCCACGGCGTCATCGTGCCGCTGGTCGACACCGCCGAGCAGGCCGCGGCCGCCGTCCGGGCCTGCCGCTACCCACCCGACGGCGGCCGCAGCTACGGGCCCATGCGGGCAGGCCTGCGCATCGGCCCGGCCCCGGCCGAGGCCAACGCGCACGTGTTCTGCGCGGTGATGATCGAGACGCTGACCGCGCTCGAGAACGTCGAGGCCATCGCGGCGACACCCGGCCTCGACGGCGTCTACGTCGGGCCGTCCGACCTCACCCTGGCGCTCGGCGGCGCGTCGTCCACCGATCCGGCGGTGGCCGACCAGCTCGACGCGGCGGCCGGCCGGGTCGCCGCCGTGGCGTCGGCGCGCGGCATCGCGGCGGGCATCCACTGCCCCGACGGCGCTACGGCGCACCGCCGGCTGGCGCAGGGGTTCACGTTCGCGACGGTCAGCTCCGACCTCGTGCACCTCGAGCAGGCGGCGGCCGCGCACCTGGCGGCGGCGCGGAACTGA
- a CDS encoding FAD-dependent oxidoreductase — protein MVLSPPLVDVGVDVVVIGAGQAGLSTAYHLQRLGLSFVVFDGSPVAGGAWASRPPTLTMAKVHGVFDLPGAHRVASSDEAALPASEVVGRYYADYERRFALPVLRPVRVTSVRSLPDGRLSVVAADGRSWTARAIANATGTWTRPHWPYYPGASSFRGQQLHSSQYRGPSSFAGARAVVVGGGHSAAHVLSEVADVAASVTWVTRRPPDFRSGDFTPADGRAVIADVDARVRAGLPPLSVVAVTGLGYTSVVREAMEKGVLNPRPMFTRLVPSGVQFADGSVVPADVIVWATGFRAALGHLAPLHLREPGGGVRMSATRVVRDPRIHLVGYGPSASTVGANRAGRDAALEIKELLEHSPSDVTAA, from the coding sequence ATGGTTCTGAGCCCGCCGCTGGTTGACGTTGGTGTGGACGTGGTGGTGATCGGGGCCGGCCAGGCCGGGCTGTCGACGGCGTACCACCTGCAGCGGCTCGGGCTGTCGTTCGTCGTGTTCGACGGCTCGCCGGTGGCGGGCGGCGCGTGGGCGTCGCGGCCGCCGACCTTGACCATGGCCAAGGTGCACGGGGTGTTCGACCTGCCCGGCGCCCATCGCGTCGCTTCTTCTGATGAGGCCGCGCTGCCCGCGTCGGAGGTGGTCGGGCGGTACTACGCCGACTACGAGCGGCGGTTCGCGCTGCCCGTCCTGCGGCCGGTGCGGGTGACGTCGGTGCGTTCGCTGCCGGACGGGCGCCTGTCGGTCGTCGCCGCTGACGGCCGGTCGTGGACGGCGCGGGCGATCGCGAACGCGACCGGCACCTGGACCCGTCCGCACTGGCCGTACTACCCGGGGGCGTCCTCTTTCCGGGGCCAGCAGCTGCACTCGTCGCAGTACCGCGGGCCGTCGTCGTTCGCCGGCGCTCGGGCGGTCGTGGTCGGCGGCGGGCATTCCGCGGCGCACGTCCTCTCCGAAGTCGCCGACGTCGCGGCCTCCGTCACGTGGGTGACCCGGCGCCCGCCGGACTTCCGCTCGGGTGACTTCACTCCGGCCGACGGCCGCGCCGTCATCGCCGACGTCGACGCCCGGGTCCGGGCCGGCCTCCCGCCCCTGAGCGTCGTCGCCGTCACCGGGCTCGGCTACACGTCCGTCGTCCGCGAGGCCATGGAGAAGGGGGTGCTGAACCCGCGGCCGATGTTCACCCGGCTGGTCCCGTCGGGCGTGCAGTTCGCCGACGGCTCCGTCGTGCCCGCGGACGTCATCGTGTGGGCGACCGGCTTCCGCGCCGCCCTGGGCCACCTCGCCCCGCTCCACCTGCGCGAACCCGGCGGCGGCGTCCGCATGTCCGCCACCCGCGTCGTGCGCGATCCCCGCATCCACCTGGTCGGCTACGGCCCCTCCGCCAGCACCGTCGGCGCCAACCGCGCCGGCCGCGACGCGGCGCTCGAGATCAAGGAGCTGCTGGAGCACTCGCCTTCGGACGTCACGGCTGCTTGA
- a CDS encoding glycosyl hydrolase — translation MNDVLLAVGTKKGLWLLRSADRRTWSVDGPHFLMNSIAACAIDTRGGRTRLLVGASSSHWGPGVSWSDDLGATWTEAADGSGIRFPADAGASVEAVWQLRPDTEARPGVVWAGSQPSALWRSDDGGETFALVESLWNHPHRPTWAPGFGGQAIHTVLPHPSDDQRVLVAMSTGGVYVTDDGAASWTPSNTGIRADFLPGDPPEYGQCVHKVSRDPIDPDRLYAQNHGGVYRSADGGATWQPIDGGLPADFGFPVVAHPHRPATAWVAPLIADGERTPPGRQLQVWRTDDAGGTWERSADGLPGGFFGVVLRDAMCVDDADGAAGVYVGTRDGSVYASADEGVTWAEVIKHLPDVLCVRAATVG, via the coding sequence ATGAACGACGTCCTGCTCGCCGTCGGCACGAAGAAGGGGCTGTGGCTGCTGCGCAGCGCCGACCGCCGCACGTGGTCGGTCGACGGCCCGCACTTCCTGATGAACTCGATCGCCGCGTGCGCCATCGACACCCGCGGCGGGCGCACCCGGCTGCTGGTCGGCGCCAGCAGTTCGCACTGGGGTCCGGGCGTCTCGTGGTCCGACGACCTCGGCGCCACCTGGACCGAGGCGGCCGACGGCAGCGGCATACGGTTCCCGGCGGACGCCGGCGCGTCGGTCGAGGCGGTCTGGCAGCTGCGGCCCGACACCGAGGCCCGGCCGGGCGTCGTCTGGGCCGGGTCGCAGCCGTCGGCGCTCTGGCGCTCTGACGACGGCGGCGAGACGTTCGCGCTGGTCGAGTCGCTGTGGAACCATCCGCACCGGCCGACGTGGGCGCCCGGGTTCGGTGGCCAGGCCATCCACACCGTCCTGCCGCACCCGTCCGACGACCAGCGCGTGCTGGTCGCGATGTCGACCGGCGGGGTGTACGTCACCGACGACGGCGCCGCCAGCTGGACGCCGTCGAACACCGGCATCCGCGCCGACTTCCTGCCCGGCGACCCGCCCGAGTACGGGCAGTGCGTGCACAAGGTGTCGCGCGACCCCATCGACCCGGACCGGCTGTACGCCCAGAACCACGGCGGCGTGTACCGCTCCGCCGACGGCGGCGCGACGTGGCAGCCGATCGACGGCGGGCTGCCGGCCGACTTCGGCTTCCCGGTCGTCGCGCACCCGCACCGTCCCGCGACCGCCTGGGTCGCGCCGCTCATCGCCGACGGCGAGCGCACCCCGCCGGGGCGGCAGCTGCAGGTCTGGCGCACCGACGACGCCGGTGGGACGTGGGAGCGGTCGGCGGACGGGCTGCCCGGCGGGTTCTTCGGGGTGGTGCTGCGCGACGCGATGTGCGTGGACGACGCCGACGGCGCGGCCGGCGTGTACGTCGGCACGCGGGACGGGTCGGTGTACGCAAGCGCCGACGAGGGCGTCACCTGGGCCGAGGTGATCAAGCACCTGCCCGACGTGCTCTGCGTCCGCGCCGCGACGGTGGGCTGA
- a CDS encoding 2-hydroxyacid dehydrogenase, whose translation MVDVLIPFCADSLTPPPGLDVHVWAGEPTVTTGPDMLTSADTSDIPGQDVLDRVEYYVMPYGFPSASVNLIERMPKLRAVQTLTAGYEHVVPYLRDGLTLCNARGVHDASTAELAVTLTLSTLRGIPAFVRAAPEGEWLQGWYDSLADRTVLIVGYGAIGRAIEARLLPFECDVLKVARTAREGVAGFDALPELLGRADVVMLILPLTDETRGMVDARFLSRMRDGAVLVNVARGPIVDTDALVAEVGSGRIRAAMDVTDPEPLPPGHPLWTLPGALISPHVGGLSSAFLPRARRLVRSQLTRLAAGEPLANVVVGPGA comes from the coding sequence ATGGTGGACGTCCTGATTCCGTTCTGCGCCGACTCGTTGACGCCGCCGCCCGGCCTCGACGTGCACGTCTGGGCCGGCGAGCCGACGGTGACGACCGGGCCCGACATGCTGACCAGCGCCGACACCTCGGACATCCCGGGGCAGGACGTGCTCGACCGGGTCGAGTACTACGTCATGCCGTACGGCTTCCCGTCGGCGTCGGTGAACCTCATCGAGCGGATGCCGAAGCTGCGCGCCGTCCAGACGCTGACCGCCGGCTACGAGCACGTCGTCCCGTACCTGCGCGACGGCCTCACACTGTGCAACGCGCGCGGCGTGCACGACGCCAGCACCGCCGAGCTCGCGGTGACGCTGACCCTGTCGACGCTGCGCGGCATCCCGGCGTTCGTCCGCGCCGCGCCCGAGGGCGAATGGCTGCAGGGCTGGTACGACTCCCTGGCCGACCGCACCGTGCTGATCGTCGGGTACGGCGCCATCGGCCGGGCGATCGAGGCGCGGCTGCTGCCGTTCGAGTGCGACGTGCTCAAGGTCGCCCGCACGGCGCGCGAGGGCGTCGCGGGGTTCGACGCGCTGCCCGAGCTGCTCGGCCGGGCCGACGTCGTCATGCTCATCCTGCCGCTGACGGACGAGACGCGCGGCATGGTCGACGCGCGGTTCCTGAGCCGCATGCGCGACGGCGCGGTGCTGGTCAACGTCGCGCGCGGGCCGATCGTCGACACCGACGCGCTGGTCGCCGAGGTCGGGTCGGGCCGCATCCGCGCCGCCATGGACGTCACCGACCCCGAGCCGCTGCCGCCCGGCCACCCGCTGTGGACGCTGCCCGGCGCGCTGATCTCGCCGCACGTCGGCGGCCTGTCGTCGGCGTTCCTGCCGCGGGCGCGGCGGCTGGTGCGGTCGCAGCTGACGCGGCTCGCGGCCGGCGAGCCGCTGGCGAACGTCGTCGTCGGCCCGGGAGCCTGA